CTGGTGTGGGGCGCCGGTGCGGTGGCTTCGATGGTGGGGCTGTCGGCCGGGCTGCTGAAGGCCCTGGGCGTGGCGGTGCTGGTCGCCGCGGCGGTTTTTGTGGGCATGTGCCGTGGCGGTGGTGATGACCTGCGCCTGGCGGGCTGGTCGCTGCGTTTGCCGAGCGCGTCGATCGCGGCCCAGCAGCTGCTGATCTCGGCCGTGGATGTGGTGGCCGCTGCGGCCGCGCTGTGGGTGCTGCTGCCTGAGGGGGCGATCGGCTTCCCGGCTTTTGTGGGCTTCTATTCGCTGGCCATCGCGCTGGGCGTGATCAGCCATGTGCCGGGCGGTCTGGGGGTGTTCGAGTCGGTGATGCTGCTGGCGCTGGGCCAGCAGGTGCCGGCCCACCAGCTGGTGAGCGCGCTGGTGCTGTACCGCGCGGTGTACCACCTGCTGCCGCTGGTGCTGGCGCTGGGGCTGCTGGTGCTGTCCGAACTGCAGCGCGGTGCCGCCACGCCGGTGGTTCGGGCGGCGGCCAGCCTGTCGCCGCTGCTGCTCTCGGCCTTCACCTTTGTGGTCGGCGTGATGCTGCTGGTGTCGGGCGTGACACCGGCGAACGCGGACGCGACCGTCTTGCTCGCGCAGCTGATGCCGCTGCCCATCGTCGAAGCGGCCCACTTTCTCGGCAGCATCATCGGGCTGGCGCTGCTGTTCGTGGCGCGGGGCATGTTCCTGCGGCTCGACGCCTCGTGGTGGGCCGGCCTGGTCCTTGCGCTGGTGAGCCTGGTGCTCTGCCTGCCCAAGGGCATCGCGGTGTCCGAGGCGGTGCTGCTCAGCGTGCTGACGGCGAGCCTGGCGCTGTCGCGCCGGCAGTTCAACCGCAAGGCGGCGCTGTTTTCGCAGGCCTTCACGGGCGGCTGGCTGGCCGCG
This genomic window from bacterium contains:
- a CDS encoding phosphatidylglycerol lysyltransferase domain-containing protein, translating into LVWGAGAVASMVGLSAGLLKALGVAVLVAAAVFVGMCRGGGDDLRLAGWSLRLPSASIAAQQLLISAVDVVAAAAALWVLLPEGAIGFPAFVGFYSLAIALGVISHVPGGLGVFESVMLLALGQQVPAHQLVSALVLYRAVYHLLPLVLALGLLVLSELQRGAATPVVRAAASLSPLLLSAFTFVVGVMLLVSGVTPANADATVLLAQLMPLPIVEAAHFLGSIIGLALLFVARGMFLRLDASWWAGLVLALVSLVLCLPKGIAVSEAVLLSVLTASLALSRRQFNRKAALFSQAFTGGWLAAVAVVVAATGALLFFVYRDVAYVNQVWWQFAFDGHAPRSLRAMVAVALVAFIVALVQLLRRPHPALIKPSAGALNQAARIVRAQGVAGAGLVMMGDKSLMVSESQRAFVMFGRRGRSWVALYDPVGPASEWPELVWRFV